In a single window of the Paramisgurnus dabryanus chromosome 23, PD_genome_1.1, whole genome shotgun sequence genome:
- the LOC135781404 gene encoding uncharacterized protein: MEDIQENSAESSSPLYSPRVEPDTPDYLNNACLLNESDFLLEEPGGSSELSSTIVPETPSPLTYRRRRYSQKDVNMSAATSTDSDKKLEFRENIPGYLTTTPSSQRTLKRRKLDDSDPNTSACGISSSIPEANGFVTASSLLPSEFLWLESPRPSASSFSPAFSSVKPSSSAGSSTCALGQPSTSDQTCLNGSLTRGRTSKQKTQSTNTGRKKTNNIKTRSRTSKNAPEETKTDFPMHGIQDEGLQLDPERLCGPSNAFTYHIPEDIVVIEDDADDDDASERMVRSVQMAEDEAYARSLQEQFNIEQRMEQEQRRQQSRPPNRNHHSAMVDPYVGLGWIPPWASMINSASFSHGAPDFQHIMFGEPPHRQQGQRQTGRGRNSRRRPTSNLQMDVFDDSQGNNYEALLAFEEQQGSVVAKNTLSKAEIERLPIKAYDPAHSAGKTDCQICFCEYKKGERLRMLPCLHDYHVKCIDRWLKENATCPICRADITTCGDFS; encoded by the exons ATGGAGGATATTCAGGAGAACTCCGCAGAGTCCAGCAGTCCTCTCTACAGTCCCAGGGTGGAGCCAGACACTCCTGACTATTTAAATAATGCTTGTTTATTGAACGAAAGTGATTTCCTTTTGGAAGAACCTGGAGGTTCTAGTGAATTGTCCTCTACTATCGTCCCTGAGACACCTAG CCCGCTTACTTACAGAAGACGACGGTATTCCCAAAAAGATGTGAATATGAGTGCA GCTACTTCAACAGACTCAGATAAAAAATTGGAATTCcgagaaaacattccaggatacCTCACCACAACTCCGAGTTCCCAAAGGACGCTCAAGCGCCGTAAGCTGGATGACTCGGATCCAAACACAAGCGCCTGTGGGATCTCCAGCAGTATACCGGAAGCAAACGGATTTGTAACTGCATCATCTCTCTTACCCTCTGAATTTTTATGGTTGGAATCTCCACGTCCATCAGCATCCTCATTTTCCCCAGCTTTTTCATCCGTCAAACCCTCTTCCTCTGCTGGGTCTTCTACATGTGCACTTGGTCAACCTAGCACTAGTGATCAGACGTGTTTAAATGGATCGTTAACAAGAGGTCGCACTTCTAAGCAAAAGACACAAAGCACAAACACTGGTAGAAAAAAGACTAACAATATCAAAACTCGATCCAGAACCTCTAAAAATGCACCGGAGGAGACCAAAACAGACTTTCCTATGCATGGAATACAGGATGAAGGTTTACAGCTTGATCCAG AGAGGCTGTGTGGACCATCAAATGCATTCACATATCACATACCAGAAGATATTGTCGTCATAGAGGATGatgctgatgatgatgatgcatCCGAGAGGATGGTTCGTTCTGTCCAGATGGCTGAAGATGAGGCCTACGCCAGAAGCCTTCAG GAACAGTTTAATATAGAGCAACGCATGGAGCAAGAGCAGCGAAGACAACAGAGCAGACCACCAAACAGAAATCATCACAGTGCCATG GTTGATCCGTATGTCGGCCTGGGATGGATCCCTCCTTGGGCCTCCATGATCAACTCTGCATCATTCTCACACGGAGCGCCTGATTTCCAACATATCATGTTTGGAGAGCCACCTC acagacaacaaGGACAGCGTCAGACTGGCAGAGGTCGCAATTCCCGGCGCAGACCAACTTCTAACTTGCAAATGGATGTATTTGATGACAGTCAGGGAAATAATTATGAG GCTCTTTTAGCATTTGAAGAGCAACAGGGTTCTGTGGTAGCCAAGAACACTTTAAGCAAAGCAGAGATCGAAAGGCTGCCCATAAAAGCGTACGATCCAGCACACAGCGCAGGAAAGACTGA TTGCCAGATTTGTTTCTGCGAGTACAAGAAGGGTGAGCGGCTCAGAATGCTTCCTTGTCTCCATGACTATCATGTGAAGTGTATTGACCGCTGGTTAAAG GAGAATGCCACCTGCCCTATCTGCAGAGCAGATATAACAACATGTGGGGATTTTTCTTAA
- the lyrm5b gene encoding LYR motif-containing protein 5B, which translates to MANPLRGEVVRLYKTLLFLGREYPKGADYFRERLRAAFAKNRDVQDPEKIKELINRGEFVVKELEALYYLRKYRALKKRYYDTDK; encoded by the exons ATGGCCAATCCGCTCCGTGGAGAGGTGGTGCGACTATACAAAACT CTGCTCTTTCTTGGACGGGAGTACCCAAAAGGAGCAGACTATTTCAGAGAAAGACTACGGGCTGCTTTTGCCAAGAACAGGGATGTGCAAGACCCAGAGAAGATCAAAGAACTCATCAACCGTGGAGAATTTGTGGTGAAAGAGCTTGAAGCGCTGTATTACCTACGAAAATACAGAGCTTTAAAGAAGCGATATTATGATACAGACAAGTGA